A genomic region of Seriola aureovittata isolate HTS-2021-v1 ecotype China chromosome 21, ASM2101889v1, whole genome shotgun sequence contains the following coding sequences:
- the kctd17 gene encoding BTB/POZ domain-containing protein KCTD5 isoform X3, whose protein sequence is MATTADDQREPADVAALSTHHGCQHHHNNNSNNNNNNNNNNKDSEAGESATSATASTTEPGGTASQSIGNGSVINPNGGSNGKWVRLNVGGTVFLTTRQTLLKEQTSFLYRLCQQQDLHSDTDETGAYVIDRDPTYFGPILNYLRHGKLVYNKELAEEGVLEEAEFYNITPLIKLIKERIVERDSKATQQVPPKHVYRVLQCQEEELTQMVSTMSDGWKFEQMVNIGSSYSYGTEDQAEFLCVVSKELHTPGSGLGTEQSHKTKPAEMQEEEAAKDEEEEEEGGRDTTPNEWLRE, encoded by the exons ATGGCAACGACGGCGGACGACCAGCGGGAACCGGCGGACGTCGCTGCGCTGTCGACACACCACGGCTGccagcaccaccacaacaacaacagcaacaacaacaacaacaataacaacaacaacaaagacagcgAGGCGGGAGAGAGCGCGACCTCCGCCACCGCCAGCACGACTGAACCCGGCGGGACGGCGTCGCAGAGCATCGGTAACGGCTCTGTCATCAACCCCAACGGCGGGAGTAACGGGAAGTGGGTCCGGCTGAACGTTGGCGGCACCGTGTTCCTCACGACGCGACAGACCCTCCTCAAAGAACAAACTTCGTTCTTGTACCGGTTGTGCCAACAGCAGGACCTGCACTCAGACACG GATGAGACAGGGGCCTATGTGATCGACAGAGACCCCACCTACTTCGGTCCCATCCTCAACTACTTGCGGCACGGCAAACTAGTCTACAACAAGGAGCTGGCGGAAGAAG GCGTCCTGGAGGAGGCCGAGTTTTACAACATCACGCCGCTCATCAAACTGATCAAGGAAAGGATCGTGGAGAGGGACTCCAAAGCCACGCAG CAGGTGCCCCCCAAACATGTCTACCGGGTGTTGCAgtgtcaggaggaggagcttaCCCAGATGGTCTCCACGATGTCGGACGGCTGGAAGTTTGAGCAG ATGGTGAACATCGGCTCGTCGTACAGCTATGGCACAGAAGACCAGGCTGAGTTTCTGTGTGTCGTGTCCAAGGAGCTTCACACACCCGGATCTGGGCTAGGTACAGAGCAGAGCCACAAAACTAAG CCGGCGGagatgcaggaggaggaagcagcgaaggatgaggaggaggaggaggagggagggagagatacCACACCAAATGAGTGGCTTAGAGAATGA
- the kctd17 gene encoding BTB/POZ domain-containing protein KCTD5 isoform X1, translated as MATTADDQREPADVAALSTHHGCQHHHNNNSNNNNNNNNNNKDSEAGESATSATASTTEPGGTASQSIGNGSVINPNGGSNGKWVRLNVGGTVFLTTRQTLLKEQTSFLYRLCQQQDLHSDTDETGAYVIDRDPTYFGPILNYLRHGKLVYNKELAEEGVLEEAEFYNITPLIKLIKERIVERDSKATQQVPPKHVYRVLQCQEEELTQMVSTMSDGWKFEQVSVRACRKPRTGLLWTMVNIGSSYSYGTEDQAEFLCVVSKELHTPGSGLGTEQSHKTKPAEMQEEEAAKDEEEEEEGGRDTTPNEWLRE; from the exons ATGGCAACGACGGCGGACGACCAGCGGGAACCGGCGGACGTCGCTGCGCTGTCGACACACCACGGCTGccagcaccaccacaacaacaacagcaacaacaacaacaacaataacaacaacaacaaagacagcgAGGCGGGAGAGAGCGCGACCTCCGCCACCGCCAGCACGACTGAACCCGGCGGGACGGCGTCGCAGAGCATCGGTAACGGCTCTGTCATCAACCCCAACGGCGGGAGTAACGGGAAGTGGGTCCGGCTGAACGTTGGCGGCACCGTGTTCCTCACGACGCGACAGACCCTCCTCAAAGAACAAACTTCGTTCTTGTACCGGTTGTGCCAACAGCAGGACCTGCACTCAGACACG GATGAGACAGGGGCCTATGTGATCGACAGAGACCCCACCTACTTCGGTCCCATCCTCAACTACTTGCGGCACGGCAAACTAGTCTACAACAAGGAGCTGGCGGAAGAAG GCGTCCTGGAGGAGGCCGAGTTTTACAACATCACGCCGCTCATCAAACTGATCAAGGAAAGGATCGTGGAGAGGGACTCCAAAGCCACGCAG CAGGTGCCCCCCAAACATGTCTACCGGGTGTTGCAgtgtcaggaggaggagcttaCCCAGATGGTCTCCACGATGTCGGACGGCTGGAAGTTTGAGCAGGTCAGCGTGCGCGCCTGCAGAAAGCCCCGCACCGGACTGCTCTGGACT ATGGTGAACATCGGCTCGTCGTACAGCTATGGCACAGAAGACCAGGCTGAGTTTCTGTGTGTCGTGTCCAAGGAGCTTCACACACCCGGATCTGGGCTAGGTACAGAGCAGAGCCACAAAACTAAG CCGGCGGagatgcaggaggaggaagcagcgaaggatgaggaggaggaggaggagggagggagagatacCACACCAAATGAGTGGCTTAGAGAATGA
- the kctd17 gene encoding BTB/POZ domain-containing protein KCTD5 isoform X2 has product MATTADDQREPADVAALSTHHGCQHHHNNNSNNNNNNNNNNKDSEAGESATSATASTTEPGGTASQSIGNGSVINPNGGSNGKWVRLNVGGTVFLTTRQTLLKEQTSFLYRLCQQQDLHSDTDETGAYVIDRDPTYFGPILNYLRHGKLVYNKELAEEGVLEEAEFYNITPLIKLIKERIVERDSKATQVPPKHVYRVLQCQEEELTQMVSTMSDGWKFEQVSVRACRKPRTGLLWTMVNIGSSYSYGTEDQAEFLCVVSKELHTPGSGLGTEQSHKTKPAEMQEEEAAKDEEEEEEGGRDTTPNEWLRE; this is encoded by the exons ATGGCAACGACGGCGGACGACCAGCGGGAACCGGCGGACGTCGCTGCGCTGTCGACACACCACGGCTGccagcaccaccacaacaacaacagcaacaacaacaacaacaataacaacaacaacaaagacagcgAGGCGGGAGAGAGCGCGACCTCCGCCACCGCCAGCACGACTGAACCCGGCGGGACGGCGTCGCAGAGCATCGGTAACGGCTCTGTCATCAACCCCAACGGCGGGAGTAACGGGAAGTGGGTCCGGCTGAACGTTGGCGGCACCGTGTTCCTCACGACGCGACAGACCCTCCTCAAAGAACAAACTTCGTTCTTGTACCGGTTGTGCCAACAGCAGGACCTGCACTCAGACACG GATGAGACAGGGGCCTATGTGATCGACAGAGACCCCACCTACTTCGGTCCCATCCTCAACTACTTGCGGCACGGCAAACTAGTCTACAACAAGGAGCTGGCGGAAGAAG GCGTCCTGGAGGAGGCCGAGTTTTACAACATCACGCCGCTCATCAAACTGATCAAGGAAAGGATCGTGGAGAGGGACTCCAAAGCCACGCAG GTGCCCCCCAAACATGTCTACCGGGTGTTGCAgtgtcaggaggaggagcttaCCCAGATGGTCTCCACGATGTCGGACGGCTGGAAGTTTGAGCAGGTCAGCGTGCGCGCCTGCAGAAAGCCCCGCACCGGACTGCTCTGGACT ATGGTGAACATCGGCTCGTCGTACAGCTATGGCACAGAAGACCAGGCTGAGTTTCTGTGTGTCGTGTCCAAGGAGCTTCACACACCCGGATCTGGGCTAGGTACAGAGCAGAGCCACAAAACTAAG CCGGCGGagatgcaggaggaggaagcagcgaaggatgaggaggaggaggaggagggagggagagatacCACACCAAATGAGTGGCTTAGAGAATGA
- the kctd17 gene encoding BTB/POZ domain-containing protein KCTD5 isoform X5, with amino-acid sequence MATTADDQREPADVAALSTHHGCQHHHNNNSNNNNNNNNNNKDSEAGESATSATASTTEPGGTASQSIGNGSVINPNGGSNGKWVRLNVGGTVFLTTRQTLLKEQTSFLYRLCQQQDLHSDTDETGAYVIDRDPTYFGPILNYLRHGKLVYNKELAEEGVLEEAEFYNITPLIKLIKERIVERDSKATQQVPPKHVYRVLQCQEEELTQMVSTMSDGWKFEQVSVRACRKPRTGLLWTMVNIGSSYSYGTEDQAEFLCVVSKELHTPGSGLGTEQSHKTKLFQIHGSRM; translated from the exons ATGGCAACGACGGCGGACGACCAGCGGGAACCGGCGGACGTCGCTGCGCTGTCGACACACCACGGCTGccagcaccaccacaacaacaacagcaacaacaacaacaacaataacaacaacaacaaagacagcgAGGCGGGAGAGAGCGCGACCTCCGCCACCGCCAGCACGACTGAACCCGGCGGGACGGCGTCGCAGAGCATCGGTAACGGCTCTGTCATCAACCCCAACGGCGGGAGTAACGGGAAGTGGGTCCGGCTGAACGTTGGCGGCACCGTGTTCCTCACGACGCGACAGACCCTCCTCAAAGAACAAACTTCGTTCTTGTACCGGTTGTGCCAACAGCAGGACCTGCACTCAGACACG GATGAGACAGGGGCCTATGTGATCGACAGAGACCCCACCTACTTCGGTCCCATCCTCAACTACTTGCGGCACGGCAAACTAGTCTACAACAAGGAGCTGGCGGAAGAAG GCGTCCTGGAGGAGGCCGAGTTTTACAACATCACGCCGCTCATCAAACTGATCAAGGAAAGGATCGTGGAGAGGGACTCCAAAGCCACGCAG CAGGTGCCCCCCAAACATGTCTACCGGGTGTTGCAgtgtcaggaggaggagcttaCCCAGATGGTCTCCACGATGTCGGACGGCTGGAAGTTTGAGCAGGTCAGCGTGCGCGCCTGCAGAAAGCCCCGCACCGGACTGCTCTGGACT ATGGTGAACATCGGCTCGTCGTACAGCTATGGCACAGAAGACCAGGCTGAGTTTCTGTGTGTCGTGTCCAAGGAGCTTCACACACCCGGATCTGGGCTAGGTACAGAGCAGAGCCACAAAACTAAG cttttcCAGATTCATGGGTCCCGGATGTAA
- the cby1 gene encoding protein chibby homolog 1 isoform X1, which produces MYGHTTPMILTDLKKSIKMPLFGNTFSPKKTPPRKSASLSSLHTLDRSTREIELGLEYGPPMMNIGGQSWKFEEGQWITESGGNASGRELQRLKKKNVQLEEENNLLKLKIEILLDMLTETTVEYHLMEKEVEDIKTQHRRKK; this is translated from the exons ATGTATGGACACACCACGCCAATGATACTCACG GACCTTAAAAAGTCAATAAAGATGCCGCTCTTTGGAAACACATTCAGTCCGAAGAAGACTCCACCTCGCAAATCTGCATCCCTGTCCAGCCTTCATACG TTGGATCGCTCAACAAGAGAAATAGAGCTGGGCCTTGAATATGGACCTCCTATGATGAACATTGGAGGTCAGAGCTGGAAATTTGAAGAGGGACAGTGGATAACAG AATCTGGTGGGAATGCATCTGGTAGGGAATTGCAGCggcttaagaaaaaaaatgtgcaactggaggaggaaaacaaccTCCTGAAACTAAAGATTGAAATCCTTTTGGACATG TTGACAGAGACGACAGTAGAGTACCACCTGATGGAGAAAGAAGTGGAAGATATAAAGACTCAACATCGAAGGAAGAAATGA
- the kctd17 gene encoding BTB/POZ domain-containing protein KCTD5 isoform X4, with amino-acid sequence MATTADDQREPADVAALSTHHGCQHHHNNNSNNNNNNNNNNKDSEAGESATSATASTTEPGGTASQSIGNGSVINPNGGSNGKWVRLNVGGTVFLTTRQTLLKEQTSFLYRLCQQQDLHSDTDETGAYVIDRDPTYFGPILNYLRHGKLVYNKELAEEGVLEEAEFYNITPLIKLIKERIVERDSKATQVPPKHVYRVLQCQEEELTQMVSTMSDGWKFEQMVNIGSSYSYGTEDQAEFLCVVSKELHTPGSGLGTEQSHKTKPAEMQEEEAAKDEEEEEEGGRDTTPNEWLRE; translated from the exons ATGGCAACGACGGCGGACGACCAGCGGGAACCGGCGGACGTCGCTGCGCTGTCGACACACCACGGCTGccagcaccaccacaacaacaacagcaacaacaacaacaacaataacaacaacaacaaagacagcgAGGCGGGAGAGAGCGCGACCTCCGCCACCGCCAGCACGACTGAACCCGGCGGGACGGCGTCGCAGAGCATCGGTAACGGCTCTGTCATCAACCCCAACGGCGGGAGTAACGGGAAGTGGGTCCGGCTGAACGTTGGCGGCACCGTGTTCCTCACGACGCGACAGACCCTCCTCAAAGAACAAACTTCGTTCTTGTACCGGTTGTGCCAACAGCAGGACCTGCACTCAGACACG GATGAGACAGGGGCCTATGTGATCGACAGAGACCCCACCTACTTCGGTCCCATCCTCAACTACTTGCGGCACGGCAAACTAGTCTACAACAAGGAGCTGGCGGAAGAAG GCGTCCTGGAGGAGGCCGAGTTTTACAACATCACGCCGCTCATCAAACTGATCAAGGAAAGGATCGTGGAGAGGGACTCCAAAGCCACGCAG GTGCCCCCCAAACATGTCTACCGGGTGTTGCAgtgtcaggaggaggagcttaCCCAGATGGTCTCCACGATGTCGGACGGCTGGAAGTTTGAGCAG ATGGTGAACATCGGCTCGTCGTACAGCTATGGCACAGAAGACCAGGCTGAGTTTCTGTGTGTCGTGTCCAAGGAGCTTCACACACCCGGATCTGGGCTAGGTACAGAGCAGAGCCACAAAACTAAG CCGGCGGagatgcaggaggaggaagcagcgaaggatgaggaggaggaggaggagggagggagagatacCACACCAAATGAGTGGCTTAGAGAATGA
- the cby1 gene encoding protein chibby homolog 1 isoform X3: MPLFGNTFSPKKTPPRKSASLSSLHTLDRSTREIELGLEYGPPMMNIGGQSWKFEEGQWITESGGNASGRELQRLKKKNVQLEEENNLLKLKIEILLDMLTETTVEYHLMEKEVEDIKTQHRRKK; encoded by the exons ATGCCGCTCTTTGGAAACACATTCAGTCCGAAGAAGACTCCACCTCGCAAATCTGCATCCCTGTCCAGCCTTCATACG TTGGATCGCTCAACAAGAGAAATAGAGCTGGGCCTTGAATATGGACCTCCTATGATGAACATTGGAGGTCAGAGCTGGAAATTTGAAGAGGGACAGTGGATAACAG AATCTGGTGGGAATGCATCTGGTAGGGAATTGCAGCggcttaagaaaaaaaatgtgcaactggaggaggaaaacaaccTCCTGAAACTAAAGATTGAAATCCTTTTGGACATG TTGACAGAGACGACAGTAGAGTACCACCTGATGGAGAAAGAAGTGGAAGATATAAAGACTCAACATCGAAGGAAGAAATGA
- the cby1 gene encoding protein chibby homolog 1 isoform X2 — protein sequence MEDLKKSIKMPLFGNTFSPKKTPPRKSASLSSLHTLDRSTREIELGLEYGPPMMNIGGQSWKFEEGQWITESGGNASGRELQRLKKKNVQLEEENNLLKLKIEILLDMLTETTVEYHLMEKEVEDIKTQHRRKK from the exons ATGGAG GACCTTAAAAAGTCAATAAAGATGCCGCTCTTTGGAAACACATTCAGTCCGAAGAAGACTCCACCTCGCAAATCTGCATCCCTGTCCAGCCTTCATACG TTGGATCGCTCAACAAGAGAAATAGAGCTGGGCCTTGAATATGGACCTCCTATGATGAACATTGGAGGTCAGAGCTGGAAATTTGAAGAGGGACAGTGGATAACAG AATCTGGTGGGAATGCATCTGGTAGGGAATTGCAGCggcttaagaaaaaaaatgtgcaactggaggaggaaaacaaccTCCTGAAACTAAAGATTGAAATCCTTTTGGACATG TTGACAGAGACGACAGTAGAGTACCACCTGATGGAGAAAGAAGTGGAAGATATAAAGACTCAACATCGAAGGAAGAAATGA
- the plbd1b gene encoding phospholipase B-like 1, with the protein MEKQSLTLCVLLSTLAASVQTYQLQEATVYWDAAQKSVILKEEVMETDGGAYGYFNDSLLLSGWGVLEICAGYGGITQEDETTFFLAGYLEGYLTAGQMFNHYSNMYPQLIKDQKVLNPLKKFLSKQDQWAKEQVKLRRNSDPLWKHLGLILAQLDGLHAGAAQWAKSKHREPLSAFAVQFLNGVGDLLDLVPALTPRSNFSTGTGTFRMPGMGHCTALIKVLPGFENLLFGHSSWYTYAATMRIYKHWDFRVFDTHAATGKMSFSSYPGFLMSLDDFYLLGSGLLMTQTSIGVFNTSLFSQLSPHSLLAWHRVRLANSMAHSGEEWAHVFSRYNSGTYNSQYMVVDLSRVSLGHSIRDGALTVVEQIPGKVMHSDQTPALRRGYWPSYNIPFHVDIYNLTGYDVMWKRYGVDFSYDLCPRAKILRRDQARVSNLNSLKHIMRYNNYRRDPYSKGHPCKTICCRNDLRPRRPHAGGCYDTKVTDYQMALQLVAEAINGPTTQGGLRPFSWQPFNLTAHRGLPHTYNFPFVTMRPALRRP; encoded by the exons ATGGAGAAGCAGAGCCTAACACTGTGCGTACTGCTGAGCACTCTGGCTGCATCAGTGCAAACTTACC AGCTCCAAGAGGCCACTGTGTACTGGGATGCTGCCCAGAAGAGTGTGATCctgaaggaggaggtgatggagacaGATGGGGGAGCCTACGGTTACTTCAACGattctctgctcctctctggaTGGGGTGTCTTGGAAATCTGCGCAGGTTATGGGGGAATCACACAGGAAGACGAGACCACCTTCTTCCTGGCTGGGTACCTTGAAGGTTACCTCACTGCTGG ACAGATGTTTAATCACTACTCCAACATGTACCCTCAGCTGATAAAGGATCAGAAGGTTTTGAATCCCCTGAAAAAGTTTTTGAG CAAACAGGACCAGTGGGCCAAGGAGCAGGTGAAACTGAGGAGAAACAGCGACCCCCTGTGGAAGCATCTGGGACTGATCCTGGCCCAGCTGGACGGACTCCACGCCGGAGCTGCACAGTGGgccaaaagcaaacacagagag CCTCTGTCAGCGTTTGCAGTCCAGTTTCTGAACGGCGTCGGTGACCTCCTGGACCTCGTCCCAGCCCTGACACCTCGCTCCAACTTCTCCACAGGGACCGGCACTTTCAGGATGCCAGGAATGGGCCACTGCACTGCTCTCATAAAG gtGCTGCCAGGCTTTGAGAACCTGCTGTTTGGCCACTCTAGCTGGTACACTTATGCAGCCACCATGCGCATCTATAAACACTGGGACTTCAGGGTGTTTGACACACACGCCGCCACTGGAAAGATGTCGTTCAGCAGCTAccctg gcttCCTCATGTCTCTGGATGACTTCTACCTGCTTGGGAGTGGCCTGCTGATGACTCAGACCTCCATCGGTGTCTTCAATACCTCTCTGTTCTCCCAGCTCAGCCCTCACAGCCTGCTGGCCTGGCACAGAGTCCGCCTGGCCAACAGTATGGCGCACAGCGGAGAGGAGTGGGCGCACGTTTTCTCCAGATACAACTCAG GTACATATAACAGCCAGTACATGGTGGTGGACCTGAGCAGGGTCTCTCTGGGTCACAGCATCAGGGATGGAGCTCTAACCGTGGTGGAGCAGATTCCTGGGAAGGTGATGCACTCTGATCAGACTCCAGCTTTACGCAGAG GTTATTGGCCGTCCTACAACATACCGTTTCATGTTGACATCTACAACCTGACTGGGTACGATGTGATGTGGAAGAGATACGGAGTAGACTTTTCCTATGACCTCTGTCCCCGAGCTAAAATCCTCCGCAGGGACCAGGCCAGGGTCTCTAACCTCAACTCCCTCAAACACATCATGAGATACAACA ACTACAGGAGAGACCCCTACTCCAAGGGCCATCCGTGTAAAACCATCTGTTGCCGTAACGACCTGAGACCAAGGAGACCACACGCGGGAGGTTGCTATGACActaag GTGACCGATTACCAGATGGCTCTGCAGCTGGTCGCAGAGGCAATAAACGGCCCCACGACGCAAGGGGGTCTGCGGCCGTTCTCATGGCAACCCTTCAACCTCACGGCTCATCGGGGTCTCCCGCACACCTACAACTTTCCCTTCGTCACCATGAGGCCCGCACTACGCCGACCCTGA
- the pdap1a gene encoding pdgfa associated protein 1a, whose product MPRGGKKGHKGRGKQFSNPEEIDRQMRVQREMEENAGAEKESSAESEEESSSDEESESRRRSGVEGLIEIENPNRVSQKSKKVAEVDVAAPRELTRREREEIEKQKSKERYMKLHLEGKTEQARADLARLAIIKKQREEAAKKRDELRKEKEAEEAKAKR is encoded by the exons ATGCCTCGAGGCG GGAAAAAGGGCCATAAGGGCCGAGGAAAGCAGTTCAGCAACCCTGAGGAGATTGACCGACAGATGagagtgcagagagagatg GAAGAAAATGCTGGTGCAGAAAAAGAGAGCTCTGCAGAGTCTGAAGAAGAGAGCAGCAGTGACGAGGAGTCTGAG tccaggaggaggagtggagtggAGGGGCTTATAGAAATTGAGAATCCAAACCGTGTGTCTCAGAAGAGCAAGAAGGTGGCTGAAGTAGACGTCGCTGCTCCCAGAGAACTGACTCGCAGAGAGAG AGAGGAGATAGAGAAGCAGAAATCGAAGGAGCGCTACATGAAGCTCCATCTTGAGGGAAAGACTGAGCAGGCCAGGGCTGACCTAGCCAGACTGGCCATCATcaagaaacagagggaggaagctGCCAAGAAGAGAGATGAACTCAGGAAAg aaaaagaagcagaagaagccAAAGCAAAGCGCTAG
- the kctd17 gene encoding BTB/POZ domain-containing protein KCTD5 isoform X6, with translation MATTADDQREPADVAALSTHHGCQHHHNNNSNNNNNNNNNNKDSEAGESATSATASTTEPGGTASQSIGNGSVINPNGGSNGKWVRLNVGGTVFLTTRQTLLKEQTSFLYRLCQQQDLHSDTDETGAYVIDRDPTYFGPILNYLRHGKLVYNKELAEEGVLEEAEFYNITPLIKLIKERIVERDSKATQQVPPKHVYRVLQCQEEELTQMVSTMSDGWKFEQMVNIGSSYSYGTEDQAEFLCVVSKELHTPGSGLGTEQSHKTKLFQIHGSRM, from the exons ATGGCAACGACGGCGGACGACCAGCGGGAACCGGCGGACGTCGCTGCGCTGTCGACACACCACGGCTGccagcaccaccacaacaacaacagcaacaacaacaacaacaataacaacaacaacaaagacagcgAGGCGGGAGAGAGCGCGACCTCCGCCACCGCCAGCACGACTGAACCCGGCGGGACGGCGTCGCAGAGCATCGGTAACGGCTCTGTCATCAACCCCAACGGCGGGAGTAACGGGAAGTGGGTCCGGCTGAACGTTGGCGGCACCGTGTTCCTCACGACGCGACAGACCCTCCTCAAAGAACAAACTTCGTTCTTGTACCGGTTGTGCCAACAGCAGGACCTGCACTCAGACACG GATGAGACAGGGGCCTATGTGATCGACAGAGACCCCACCTACTTCGGTCCCATCCTCAACTACTTGCGGCACGGCAAACTAGTCTACAACAAGGAGCTGGCGGAAGAAG GCGTCCTGGAGGAGGCCGAGTTTTACAACATCACGCCGCTCATCAAACTGATCAAGGAAAGGATCGTGGAGAGGGACTCCAAAGCCACGCAG CAGGTGCCCCCCAAACATGTCTACCGGGTGTTGCAgtgtcaggaggaggagcttaCCCAGATGGTCTCCACGATGTCGGACGGCTGGAAGTTTGAGCAG ATGGTGAACATCGGCTCGTCGTACAGCTATGGCACAGAAGACCAGGCTGAGTTTCTGTGTGTCGTGTCCAAGGAGCTTCACACACCCGGATCTGGGCTAGGTACAGAGCAGAGCCACAAAACTAAG cttttcCAGATTCATGGGTCCCGGATGTAA